The region ACAGCCCGGCTGAGCCGGGCTGTTCAGGGAGACGTTAACGCACGTCGCCGCAATTCAGACACAGCGCATAACGGTTTTGAGGATCGTTCAACGCGTCCAGCACCGACGTTTGCGCGCGAACCGTCTGCGCCAACTGAGCCACCGGTGCCGGCACCATAGCCTGCAACGCGGAAGGCAGCATGGCGTAAACCGAGCTTCTGACCTGATTGAACATCGCACTGAGCAGGTCCGGCTCTCCGGAATACCAGCTCAATTGATAATGTTCCAGCTTGGCCAGTTCCGCCGCTTTCTTCACGGCGTCGTCAAAGTCGCCCAGTTGGTCCACCAGTCCGTTGGCTTTGGCATCGCTGCCGACCCAGACATGCCCTTGCGCGATCTCATCCACTTCCTGCGGCGTTTTCTTGCGAGACTCCGCCACCAGTGAAATAAAGTTCTGATAACCGCGCTCGATATTGAGTTGCATCAGTTGGCTGGCTTCGGTCGGCAAGGCCTTGGTCTGGGACAGCGCGGCCAGCGGAGAGGTGGCGACGCCGTCGGTGTGTACGCCGATGCTGTCCAGCGAATTTTCGAAGGTGGTGACAACGCCGAAAATCCCGATCGAGCCGGTCAGGGTGCTGGGACTGGCGATGATGGTGTTGGCCGGCGTGGAAATCCAGTAACCGCCGGAAGCCGCCATGCCACCCATGGAAACCACCACCGGTTTGCCTGCCTGTCTCGCCGCTGCCAGCTCCGAACGAATCAGCTCAGAGGCGGTGACGCTACCGCCGGGGCTGTTCACCCGCAGAATGATGGCTTTGACTTTCGGGTCCAGACGGGCGTCGCGGATTTGCGCCGCTGTGGTATCGCCGCCGACATACCCCGGGGTTTCCTTGCCGTCGACGATGGTGCCGTTGGCAAACACCACGGCGATTTCGTTGGCGTTGGTAGCCGGTGGGGTCGGCGCGTAATCATAGATGCTGGTGAAATTGAAGTTTTTGTTCTTGGCGTCCCACCCGAAGGCTTTGATGAACGCCTGCTCAATCACCGAACGGGAGGCGATTTCGTCCACCAGCTTGTTTTCCAACGCATAACGGGCGGTGTCGCCATCCAGCGTTCGCAGGCCGGCGAGCAGGTTTTCGGCGCCGGGGAACAGCTGTTGTGGCGTGATCTGGCGGTTGGCCGCCACCGTATCGAGATAATGCTGCCACAGGGTGGAAATCCAACGGCTATCGGCTTCACGGGCAGCCGGCGACATGTCGTCGCGGATGAACGGTTCGACCGCTGACTTGTAAGTACCGACGCGGAAGATGTGCGTGGT is a window of Dickeya solani IPO 2222 DNA encoding:
- the sppA gene encoding signal peptide peptidase SppA, yielding MRTMWRIFSGIFKWGWRLLNFIREFILNLFLVFLILVGIGVYSQLKTPQAEPTRGALLLDLTGVVVDKPSVNNKLRQFGREFFGVSASRHQENALFDIVDSIRQAKDDSNITGMVMDLSDFVSADQPSLQYIGKALREFRDAGKPIFAVGDNFNQTQYYLASFANKIYLTPQGNIDLHGFATNNLYYKTLLDKLKVTTHIFRVGTYKSAVEPFIRDDMSPAAREADSRWISTLWQHYLDTVAANRQITPQQLFPGAENLLAGLRTLDGDTARYALENKLVDEIASRSVIEQAFIKAFGWDAKNKNFNFTSIYDYAPTPPATNANEIAVVFANGTIVDGKETPGYVGGDTTAAQIRDARLDPKVKAIILRVNSPGGSVTASELIRSELAAARQAGKPVVVSMGGMAASGGYWISTPANTIIASPSTLTGSIGIFGVVTTFENSLDSIGVHTDGVATSPLAALSQTKALPTEASQLMQLNIERGYQNFISLVAESRKKTPQEVDEIAQGHVWVGSDAKANGLVDQLGDFDDAVKKAAELAKLEHYQLSWYSGEPDLLSAMFNQVRSSVYAMLPSALQAMVPAPVAQLAQTVRAQTSVLDALNDPQNRYALCLNCGDVR